In the genome of Candidatus Thermoplasmatota archaeon, one region contains:
- a CDS encoding ATP-binding protein, protein MLDKFIDREFELKTLRERYDSKKPEFLVIYGKRKISKTELVKQAFKGKPITHAPKHVLKCAMEHLNFRKIYNSNYDYYNHDSKVRK, encoded by the coding sequence ATGTTAGACAAATTCATTGACAGGGAATTTGAACTTAAGACTTTAAGGGAAAGATACGATTCTAAAAAGCCCGAGTTTTTGGTTATTTATGGGAAAAGAAAGATCAGTAAGACAGAGTTGGTGAAGCAGGCATTTAAAGGCAAACCGATAACTCATGCACCAAAACATGTTTTAAAATGTGCAATGGAACATCTAAACTTCCGTAAGATTTATAATTCGAATTACGATTATTATAATCATGATTCGAAAGTTCGTAAATAG
- the cas4 gene encoding CRISPR-associated protein Cas4, with protein sequence MEGYIKPMTITGVKVNYYFICKTKLWLFSHNIQMEKENEYVQMGKLIHGSSYRRAKKDIIIDNAISIDFVKNGDILEVHDIKKSRKMESAHRWQLLYYLYYLHQRGVDAIGILNYPLLNKKEVVEPKEQDFKEIEKIIEDIRNIVSGDMPQPIKRKLCKKCSYYEFCFGGEG encoded by the coding sequence ATGGAAGGCTACATCAAACCAATGACCATAACGGGGGTGAAGGTGAATTACTATTTCATATGTAAAACCAAGCTGTGGTTATTTTCACACAACATTCAGATGGAAAAAGAGAATGAATATGTGCAGATGGGAAAATTGATTCATGGATCCAGTTATCGAAGGGCAAAGAAAGACATAATCATTGACAATGCCATATCGATCGATTTTGTGAAAAATGGCGATATTTTGGAAGTCCACGATATAAAGAAATCAAGGAAAATGGAATCAGCTCATAGATGGCAACTACTCTATTACTTGTATTACTTACATCAGCGAGGTGTTGATGCCATAGGCATTTTAAATTATCCATTGTTGAACAAGAAAGAAGTTGTGGAACCGAAAGAGCAGGACTTTAAGGAGATAGAAAAAATAATAGAAGACATCAGAAATATCGTCTCTGGGGACATGCCACAGCCCATTAAAAGAAAGTTGTGTAAGAAATGCAGCTATTATGAATTCTGCTTTGGAGGCGAAGGATGA
- a CDS encoding ATP-binding protein, with the protein MIRKFVNRKSELEFLESAYEKKGLQVIVMYGRRRVGKTELIKKFIENKDAIYFLADQRGSKKNIERFVGHIQEHFNLPPLRIDSFEDAFKLIAEKSNGNRVIIVIDEFSYLIEREPALASVFQFVIDEILKKMNVFLIFCGSSISMMEKGVLSYKSPLYGRRTGQIKLTPIKFKDLKEFFPKYSIKQLIEVYSILGGIPAYLNLFNPDKDVFENIKETFLVKEHLLYQEPEIILREELREPRVYFNLLEAMANGKTKLTDIANKAGMNAKDVTSYINSLIELDIVKKTYLVTEKKPKSKKTLYFLKDNFFTFWFRFILVNREKIERGQTKVLLGKIENELPEYVSKKFEEVCIGFLWERPPFTFTRIGKWWGSYRDKQTNDRKNVEIDIVALNDETKEILFGECKWQDKKVDLKVIESLKEKSKLVDWNKDKRKEYFAVFSKSGFTPSCLNYCRENRIMTFDLKSMECIFK; encoded by the coding sequence ATGATTCGAAAGTTCGTAAATAGAAAATCTGAGCTGGAATTTCTTGAAAGCGCCTATGAAAAAAAGGGTCTGCAGGTTATAGTCATGTATGGAAGGAGAAGGGTTGGAAAAACAGAGTTGATAAAAAAGTTCATTGAAAACAAAGACGCAATATATTTTCTTGCAGACCAAAGAGGATCTAAAAAAAACATAGAGAGATTCGTCGGGCATATTCAGGAACATTTTAACCTCCCGCCACTGAGAATAGATTCCTTTGAAGATGCTTTCAAATTAATCGCAGAGAAATCTAATGGGAATAGGGTTATAATAGTAATCGATGAGTTTTCCTATCTAATAGAAAGAGAACCTGCATTGGCTTCAGTATTTCAATTTGTCATCGATGAAATTTTGAAAAAAATGAATGTTTTTCTGATTTTCTGCGGGTCGAGTATATCTATGATGGAAAAAGGAGTACTAAGCTATAAAAGTCCACTTTATGGCAGGAGAACGGGACAAATTAAACTAACGCCAATAAAATTTAAAGATTTAAAGGAATTTTTTCCTAAATATTCGATTAAACAGTTAATAGAAGTATACAGCATTTTGGGAGGAATCCCTGCTTATCTTAATTTGTTTAACCCAGATAAAGATGTATTCGAGAATATAAAAGAAACTTTCCTTGTGAAAGAGCATCTACTTTATCAAGAACCAGAAATAATCCTCAGAGAAGAGTTGAGAGAGCCAAGGGTATATTTCAATTTACTCGAAGCCATGGCAAATGGAAAGACCAAACTCACGGACATCGCAAACAAAGCCGGTATGAACGCCAAGGATGTAACCTCTTACATTAACTCTTTGATCGAACTCGATATAGTGAAAAAAACTTATTTGGTGACAGAAAAGAAACCTAAGAGCAAAAAAACCCTTTATTTTTTAAAGGATAATTTCTTCACTTTCTGGTTTAGATTTATCTTAGTGAATAGAGAAAAAATTGAAAGGGGGCAAACCAAAGTTTTATTAGGCAAAATAGAAAACGAGCTTCCAGAATACGTAAGTAAAAAATTTGAGGAGGTGTGCATTGGCTTTTTGTGGGAAAGACCACCCTTTACTTTCACCAGAATCGGAAAGTGGTGGGGAAGTTATAGAGATAAGCAAACCAATGACAGAAAAAACGTTGAGATCGATATAGTTGCATTAAACGATGAAACAAAAGAAATACTGTTTGGAGAATGCAAATGGCAGGATAAAAAAGTTGATCTGAAGGTTATAGAAAGTTTAAAAGAAAAATCAAAACTCGTTGATTGGAATAAAGATAAAAGGAAGGAATATTTTGCCGTGTTCTCAAAATCTGGATTCACCCCATCCTGCTTGAATTACTGTAGAGAAAATAGAATAATGACATTTGACTTAAAAAGCATGGAATGCATATTCAAATAA